Proteins encoded in a region of the Haloglomus salinum genome:
- a CDS encoding PUA domain-containing protein codes for MTEDADDPARRPGHVGTDGPITDEELGRLRRVAAYQFGAGAEDLFTGEEGVQRTSSGRPRQVATADDHRRLVSFGTDGRFTLGVAGGRRLQALNAPANRVAVNAESVPFVSEGKNAFAKFVVGVGPDVRPGDEVLVVHGGPLVGQGVDLDAADAPAAAGADADERLLAVGRAELPATGMADFETGMAVKVRDGTES; via the coding sequence ATGACCGAGGACGCCGACGACCCCGCCCGACGACCCGGCCACGTCGGCACCGACGGCCCCATCACCGACGAGGAACTGGGCCGCCTCCGGCGCGTGGCGGCCTACCAGTTCGGAGCCGGTGCCGAGGACCTGTTCACGGGCGAGGAGGGCGTCCAGCGCACGAGTTCCGGCCGACCCCGACAGGTCGCCACCGCCGACGACCACCGGCGACTCGTCTCCTTCGGCACGGACGGCCGGTTCACGCTGGGCGTGGCGGGCGGGCGCCGCCTGCAGGCGCTCAACGCGCCCGCGAACCGCGTGGCGGTGAACGCCGAGTCCGTCCCGTTCGTGAGCGAGGGGAAGAACGCCTTCGCGAAGTTCGTCGTCGGCGTCGGGCCCGACGTCCGGCCGGGCGACGAGGTGCTGGTGGTCCACGGCGGGCCGTTGGTCGGCCAGGGCGTCGACCTCGACGCCGCGGACGCACCCGCCGCGGCCGGCGCCGACGCCGACGAACGGCTGCTCGCCGTCGGCCGCGCGGAACTGCCGGCCACGGGGATGGCCGACTTCGAGACGGGGATGGCGGTGAAGGTCCGGGACGGTACGGAGTCGTAG
- a CDS encoding ABC transporter permease, protein MSWLYRLTGRFPSVVIARRNVSRAKARSALAAAAILIGVVAIGTIGAGGAAFKQSQLNSIQEQGATNVFVAPGFDKPERYFDREDLLAIEETVGPAGVVATQSASREVVGRAGRRESVSVTFIEDVRPLYTVERGAIPENWRRSAVVSAGFAAERGLSPDDRITLVSQERTGGTTVERERTYRVSAVLTETQGFGSTGVYLPIEQAENRRYSQVRVTTGSADEAEAAATALRERFNDRKELLLVFELTSLLRLLRTIIDGINVFLAGLGSLSLLVAGVAIMNTMLMAVLKRREEIGVLRAVGYTQRDVVRILLVEAAMLGGIGAVLGLGLSLLVVLAANAVFLGDPLAFTAESAGYLVAAVGFGIVTSLVAGAYPAWRAARERPVEALRG, encoded by the coding sequence GTGAGCTGGCTCTACCGCCTGACCGGGCGGTTCCCGTCGGTCGTCATCGCCCGGCGGAACGTCTCGCGAGCGAAGGCACGGTCGGCACTGGCCGCCGCGGCTATCCTCATCGGCGTGGTCGCCATCGGCACCATCGGCGCGGGCGGGGCGGCGTTCAAGCAGAGCCAGCTCAACTCCATCCAGGAGCAGGGTGCTACCAACGTCTTCGTCGCGCCCGGCTTCGACAAGCCCGAGCGCTACTTTGACCGCGAGGACCTGCTCGCCATCGAGGAGACGGTCGGGCCGGCCGGGGTGGTCGCCACGCAGAGCGCCTCGCGGGAGGTGGTCGGCCGGGCCGGCCGCCGGGAGTCGGTGTCGGTCACCTTCATCGAGGACGTGCGACCGCTGTACACCGTCGAGCGGGGAGCCATCCCGGAGAACTGGCGCCGGAGTGCGGTCGTCTCCGCCGGATTCGCGGCCGAGCGCGGCCTCTCGCCGGACGACCGCATCACGCTCGTCAGCCAGGAGCGGACCGGTGGGACGACTGTCGAGCGGGAACGGACCTACCGCGTCAGCGCCGTGCTGACCGAGACCCAGGGCTTCGGCTCGACCGGCGTGTATCTCCCCATCGAGCAGGCCGAGAACCGTCGGTACAGCCAGGTCCGGGTCACAACCGGGTCGGCCGACGAGGCCGAGGCCGCCGCGACGGCGCTTCGGGAACGGTTCAACGACCGGAAGGAGCTACTGCTCGTGTTCGAACTCACCTCGCTACTCCGCCTGCTCAGGACCATCATCGACGGCATCAACGTCTTCCTCGCCGGACTGGGGTCGCTCTCGCTGCTGGTCGCGGGCGTCGCCATCATGAACACGATGCTGATGGCGGTGCTCAAGCGGCGCGAGGAGATCGGCGTCCTCCGGGCGGTCGGCTACACGCAGCGCGATGTCGTCCGCATCCTGCTGGTGGAGGCGGCGATGCTGGGTGGCATCGGCGCCGTTCTCGGACTCGGCCTCTCGCTGCTGGTTGTGCTGGCCGCGAACGCCGTCTTCCTCGGGGACCCGCTGGCCTTCACCGCCGAGTCGGCCGGGTACCTGGTCGCGGCCGTGGGATTCGGCATCGTGACGAGTCTCGTCGCCGGGGCGTACCCGGCGTGGCGCGCGGCCCGCGAGCGGCCGGTCGAGGCGCTCCGCGGGTGA
- a CDS encoding ABC transporter permease: protein MKPRRRLAVQFPTLVLARRNLSRATARTVLAVVAIVIGVVAIGAIGTGGEAFKQDQLEAYEGFGGTATVDPVFYPEAGGDPDTTFTDAEIGRMRRASGGATVLPVVEPAGSFVRSPSGDPLLTVQVRGLGNPGAFYDAQAGEIPANWRRSVIVGSRVAADNDIQPGDRMTVLVNGEFERSFRVAAVLEPQGFADPLSADQAVFVPLAQFDDAEYGRAIVRVDPQVRSIDAAAAGIEAEFNDRRRTVDVSTVQDQRQQFEQFFATVNQFLIGIGAISLLVAAVTIANTMLMSAIEREGEIGVFRAVGYPKRAVVSLLVAEATILGLVGAAIGAPVALGIGAVVNQLLVGDPLAFTDAGLRYVGLGVGFGIVTALVAGIYPAWKAANRPPVEVLG from the coding sequence GTGAAGCCGCGCCGCCGGCTCGCCGTCCAGTTCCCGACGCTGGTGCTGGCCCGGCGGAACCTCTCGCGGGCCACGGCACGGACGGTACTGGCCGTGGTCGCCATCGTCATCGGGGTGGTCGCCATCGGGGCCATCGGCACCGGCGGCGAGGCGTTCAAGCAGGACCAGCTGGAGGCCTACGAGGGGTTCGGCGGGACCGCGACCGTCGACCCGGTGTTCTACCCCGAGGCGGGGGGTGACCCGGACACGACGTTCACCGACGCGGAGATCGGGCGGATGCGGCGCGCCAGCGGTGGTGCGACCGTCCTCCCCGTCGTGGAGCCGGCGGGGTCGTTCGTCCGGTCCCCCTCGGGGGACCCGCTACTGACGGTCCAGGTGCGGGGGCTTGGGAACCCGGGAGCGTTCTACGACGCACAGGCCGGCGAGATTCCGGCCAACTGGCGCCGGAGTGTCATCGTCGGGAGTCGGGTCGCCGCCGACAACGATATCCAGCCGGGCGACCGGATGACGGTCCTCGTGAACGGCGAGTTCGAGCGCTCGTTCCGGGTCGCGGCCGTCCTCGAGCCACAGGGGTTCGCCGACCCACTGAGCGCAGACCAGGCGGTGTTCGTCCCGCTGGCGCAGTTCGACGACGCCGAGTACGGGCGCGCCATCGTCCGGGTCGACCCCCAGGTCCGGTCGATCGACGCCGCGGCCGCCGGCATCGAGGCCGAGTTCAACGACCGTCGCCGGACGGTGGATGTCAGTACCGTTCAGGACCAGCGCCAGCAGTTCGAGCAGTTCTTCGCCACCGTCAACCAGTTCCTCATCGGCATCGGCGCTATCTCGCTGCTCGTCGCGGCGGTCACCATCGCCAACACGATGCTGATGTCGGCCATCGAGCGCGAGGGAGAGATCGGCGTCTTCCGGGCGGTGGGCTACCCGAAGCGCGCCGTCGTCAGCCTGCTCGTCGCCGAGGCGACAATCCTCGGCCTCGTCGGGGCCGCCATCGGCGCCCCCGTCGCGCTCGGTATCGGTGCGGTGGTCAACCAGTTGCTCGTCGGCGACCCGCTGGCGTTCACCGACGCCGGCCTGCGGTACGTCGGCCTCGGGGTCGGCTTCGGCATCGTCACCGCGCTCGTCGCGGGTATCTACCCCGCGTGGAAGGCGGCCAACCGGCCGCCCGTGGAGGTGCTCGGGTGA
- a CDS encoding ABC transporter ATP-binding protein, with amino-acid sequence MPENAIIRGEDVVKEYETGDTVVRALKGIDFGIAPADFVAVVGPSGSGKSTLLNLLGLLDVPTSGIVRLRGEDVATFSDRRATRERKRAIGFVFQQFYLIPTLTALENVEMPRMLDRTPKRTRERARTLLERVGLGERLDHYPDELSGGQKQRVAVARALINDPAILLADEPTGNLDRETGDSILDLFDELRAEEDVAVVTVTHDDYVAAAADRVVNLVDGEVRDDEPMATDPGGGA; translated from the coding sequence ATCCCCGAGAACGCCATCATCCGGGGCGAGGATGTCGTCAAGGAGTACGAGACCGGTGACACCGTCGTCCGGGCGCTGAAGGGTATCGACTTCGGCATCGCTCCGGCCGACTTCGTCGCGGTCGTCGGCCCCTCCGGGAGCGGGAAGTCCACGCTGCTGAACCTGCTCGGGCTGCTCGACGTGCCGACCAGCGGCATCGTCCGACTCCGCGGTGAGGACGTGGCGACGTTCTCTGATCGGCGTGCCACGAGGGAGCGCAAACGGGCCATCGGCTTCGTCTTCCAGCAGTTCTACCTCATCCCGACGCTGACCGCGCTGGAGAACGTGGAGATGCCGCGGATGCTCGACCGGACCCCGAAGCGGACCCGCGAGCGTGCGCGGACGCTGCTGGAGCGGGTCGGGCTGGGCGAGCGGCTGGACCACTACCCCGACGAGCTGTCAGGTGGGCAGAAACAGCGCGTCGCCGTCGCCCGCGCGCTCATCAACGACCCTGCCATCCTGCTGGCCGACGAACCCACCGGCAACCTCGACCGGGAGACCGGTGACAGCATCCTCGACCTGTTCGACGAGCTCCGGGCCGAGGAGGACGTCGCCGTCGTCACCGTGACCCACGACGACTACGTCGCGGCGGCGGCCGACCGGGTGGTGAACCTCGTCGACGGCGAGGTCCGCGACGACGAGCCCATGGCGACCGACCCGGGTGGTGGGGCGTGA